From one Lolium rigidum isolate FL_2022 chromosome 4, APGP_CSIRO_Lrig_0.1, whole genome shotgun sequence genomic stretch:
- the LOC124705549 gene encoding RING-H2 finger protein ATL66-like has protein sequence MAAPPEGSAGATNQVMKVRYADVDDSNFALHGRAVPMLAGLLALALVALVAACLYLNWACNRRHRRHRADLEATAASAVLAGLDADAINALPVTLYSPTRSNERNDGGGEEEQAAEAECSICISALVAGEKVKALPPCGHRFHPGCVDDWLRSHPSCPLCRTTLLPVTSAKQDAC, from the coding sequence atggccgcgccgccggagGGCTCCGCGGGGGCGACGAACCAGGTGATGAAGGTGCGGTACGCCGACGTCGACGACAGCAACTTCGCGCTGCACGGCCGCGCCGTGCCGATGCTGGCCGGCCTGCTCGCGCTCGCCCTCGTCGCCTTGGTCGCCGCCTGCCTCTACCTCAACTGGGCGTGCAACCGCAggcaccgccgccaccgcgccgacCTCGAGGCCACCGCGGCGTCTGCCGTGCTCGCCGGCCTCGACGCCGACGCCATCAATGCGCTGCCTGTCACGCTCTACAGCCCAACGCGTTCGAACGAGCgaaacgacggcggcggcgaggaggagcaaGCGGCGGAGGCGGAGTGCTCGATATGCATCAGCGCTTTGGTGGCTGGGGAAAAGGTGAAGGCGCTCCCTCCCTGCGGCCACCGGTTCCACCCGGGCTGCGTCGACGACTGGCTCCGTTCCCATCCCAGCTGCCCGCTCTGCCGCACCACCCTCCTCCCAGTGACCTCCGCCAAACAGGACGCCTGTTGA
- the LOC124648717 gene encoding protein Rf1, mitochondrial-like produces MPLVAPPTVWTYSILLDCCCRAGQPDLALAFFGRFLRACLKADTVLVNTLLKVLCHAKRTDEAVDVLLHRMPHLGCVPDAFSYNTVIKGLCDDSRSQRALDLLLMMAKQEGGCSPNVVSYTTVIHGFLKEGKFSTASNLFHEMVQHGVVPDVMTYSSMIDVLCKRGRSKEARQILDCAVAKGLKPNVVAYSTMLHGYATEGCLVDMNNLYNLMVGEGIVPDLYVFNILINAHAKCGLVDEAFLIFQDIQKQGVKPNAVTYASMIDAFCRKGRMNDAIQQFNQMINIGVQPNVQTYGCLVQGYCTHGDLVRAKELVHEMMGKGIRCPGVVFFNSIINNLCKEGRAADAQDIFDFMKHIGEKPDVITFNSLIDGYCLVGKMQKASRVCDDMVSVGIEPNAITYNTLIDGYFKAGMLDAALTLFREMSGMAAKPDTLTYNIIMDGLFKAGRTVAAKEKFHEMVKSGVRLSIRTYNIILSGLCKNGCADEAIMLFEKLRAMNLKFDIITLTIIIDAMFNVGRIEQAKNLFAAIPTKGLARNVVTYTTMMSNLIEKGLAEEADSIYSSMETSGCASDSRMLNIIIRKLFQKDEIVRAINYMSILDGKSMSLEASTISQLISLFSRKGIYHKHKDFLPGRYQFLEGDIHS; encoded by the coding sequence ATGCCCCTGGTGGCGCCGCCCACAGTCTGGACGTACAGCATCCTGCTCGACTGCTGCTGCCGCGCGGGGCAGCCAGACCTAGCGCTCGCCTTCTTCGGCCGCTTCCTCAGGGCGTGCCTCAAGGCAGACACCGTTCTCGTCAACACCCTCCTCAAGGTCCTCTGCCACGCAAAGCGGACAGACGAGGCTGTGGACGTGCTGCTTCACAGGATGCCGCATCTGGGCTGCGTGCCTGATGCCTTCTCATACAACACGGTTATCAAGGGTTTATGTGATGATAGCAGGAGCCAGCGTGCGCTCGACCTGCTTCTGATGATGGCGAAACAAGAAGGTGGCTGCTCCCCTAACGTGGTGTCATATACCACGGTCATCCATGGATTCTTAAAGGAGGGTAAATTCAGCACAGCAAGCAACCTATTCCATGAAATGGTACAGCATGGCGTTGTTCCTGATGTCATGACATATAGCTCCATGATTGATGTGTTGTGCAAGCGTGGAAGAAGCAAAGAAGCTAGACAAATTCTGGATTGCGCGGTTGCCAAGGGTCTCAAACCTAATGTCGTGGCATACTCTACCATGCTTCATGGGTACGCTACAGAAGGATGCCTTGTTGATATGAATAATCTTTACAACTTGATGGTAGGAGAAGGTATTGTACCTGACCTATATGTTTTCAACATATTGATCAATGCACATGCCAAGTGTGGATTGGTGGATGAGGCCTTTCTTATCTTTCAAGACATACAGAAACAGGGAGTGAAACCGAATGCTGTAACCTATGCATCCATGATAGATGCATTTTGCAGAAAGGGTAGGATGAATGATGCTATTCAACAATTCAACCAGATGATTAATATTGGGGTACAACCGAATGTACAGACTTATGGGTGCCTTGTTCAGGGTTATTGTACACATGGTGATTTAGTGAGGGCTAAAGAATTGGTTCATGAAATGATGGGAAAAGGCATCCGTTGTCCTGGCGTCGTGTTCTTTAACTCGATAATAAACAACCTATGCAAAGAAGGAAGGGCAGCAGATGCACAAGATATCTTTGACTTTATGAAACATATAGGTGAGAAGCCCGATGTTATCACATTCAATTCACTGATTGATGGATACTGCTTAGTTGGCAAGATGCAGAAAGCATCCAGAGTATGTGATGATATGGTATCGGTTGGCATTGAGCCTAATGCAATTACGTACAATACACTTATTGATGGATACTTTAAAGCTGGAATGTTGGATGCTGCATTGACTCTATTCAGAGAAATGTCAGGTATGGCAGCTAAACCGGATACTCTTACTTATAACATCATAATGGATGGGTTATTTAAGGCTGGTAGAACCGTTGCTGCAAAGGAAAAGTTCCATGAGATGGTCAAAAGTGGAGTGAGATTGTCCATTCGTACATACAATATAATTCTCAGTGGGCTTTGCAAAAATGGTTGTGCAGATGAAGCAATAATGTTGTTTGAGAAATTGCGAGCAATGAACCTTAAGTTTGATATTATAACTCTCACTATTATAATTGATGCAATGTTTAATGTTGGGAGAATAGAGCAAGCTAAGAATTTGTTTGCTGCAATACCAACCAAGGGATTGGCACGTAATGTTGTAACCTACACTACGATGATGTCAAACCTTATAGAAAAAGGGTTGGCAGAAGAAGCTGACAGTATATATTCATCAATGGAGACAAGTGGTTGTGCTTCCGACTCGCGTATGTTAAATATTATCATCAGAAAGTTATTTCAAAAAGATGAAATAGTCAGGGCCATAAATTATATGTCCATACTTGATGGGAAAAGCATGTCGCTTGAAGCTTCAACTATTTCCCAGTTGATATCTCTTTTTTCAAGGAAAGGGATATACCATAAGCACAAAGATTTTCTCCCAGGAAGGTACCAGTTTTTGGAAGGAGACATCCACAGTTGA